One genomic window of Paenibacillus xylanilyticus includes the following:
- a CDS encoding PP2C family protein-serine/threonine phosphatase — MKILIVDDNPTNVIIIREILKKENYRDIITASSAMEMFEVLGIGEENNELRPRPSDIDLILLDMMMPEMDGIEACGVVQKFENLKDIPIIMVTAIGDSKKLAEALDAGASDYVTKPINKVELMARIRLALRLKQEKDWHKERDQRIQDELKLAAMVQNAVLSPAIEDPLFHVNAIYKPSFELAGDLYSWYPLGEGRYGVLLLDMMGHGISSSLFTMFIASVLKDTVTTYVDPEKVIQELNRRFNQLHLEKQLVQYYFTAIYLVVDTRMKRIDYVNAGHPPALFFQEDGRVATFDAVCCPVGLFDKMDIEPQTIHYEGDGHIALYTDGLLEAVQGDQEEQLEFLKEQLKGSHQWNEAHMQAVFFDDEIPQERDDDKCLVWITLNKGAETE; from the coding sequence ATGAAAATACTTATTGTTGACGACAATCCGACGAATGTCATTATTATTCGAGAGATTCTGAAAAAAGAGAACTATCGTGACATTATAACCGCGAGTTCGGCCATGGAAATGTTTGAAGTTTTGGGAATCGGGGAGGAAAACAACGAACTTCGTCCCAGACCGTCGGATATTGACCTGATTCTGCTAGATATGATGATGCCTGAAATGGATGGAATTGAAGCTTGCGGTGTTGTTCAAAAATTCGAAAATCTTAAGGATATTCCTATTATCATGGTTACAGCAATCGGCGACTCCAAGAAACTTGCCGAAGCATTGGATGCAGGAGCGTCAGATTATGTAACCAAACCGATTAACAAGGTGGAACTAATGGCCCGAATTCGGCTTGCTCTCCGTTTGAAGCAGGAGAAGGACTGGCATAAGGAACGTGATCAGCGCATTCAGGATGAGCTTAAGCTGGCTGCCATGGTGCAGAATGCGGTGTTAAGTCCGGCAATTGAGGATCCGTTATTCCATGTGAATGCCATCTATAAACCCTCTTTTGAACTGGCAGGAGATCTGTATTCCTGGTACCCGCTGGGTGAAGGACGATATGGTGTATTGCTGCTGGATATGATGGGGCATGGTATTTCTTCTTCTTTGTTTACCATGTTTATCGCTTCGGTATTGAAGGATACGGTTACGACCTACGTAGACCCCGAGAAGGTGATTCAGGAGCTGAATCGTCGCTTTAATCAGCTGCATCTGGAAAAGCAATTAGTACAGTACTACTTCACAGCTATATATCTGGTTGTAGATACCCGAATGAAGCGTATTGACTATGTCAACGCAGGGCATCCGCCAGCATTGTTTTTCCAGGAAGATGGACGTGTAGCGACTTTTGATGCCGTATGCTGTCCGGTAGGTTTGTTCGATAAGATGGATATTGAACCACAGACCATCCACTACGAGGGTGACGGACATATTGCGCTTTATACCGATGGACTGCTGGAGGCCGTTCAAGGGGATCAGGAGGAGCAACTGGAATTCCTGAAAGAGCAGCTGAAGGGCTCACATCAATGGAATGAAGCTCACATGCAGGCTGTGTTCTTTGATGACGAGATTCCCCAAGAGCGAGATGATGATAAATGCCTGGTGTGGATTACGTTAAATAAAGGGGCGGAAACGGAATGA
- a CDS encoding general stress protein, with amino-acid sequence MNSTNAQAYAKVVENGVQAVEAVKELQNTGYLADHIFVLAHEKDRTDRIADTADAKEIGIKEEGVFDSMANLFRSRGDELRAKIVSMGFTEAEADFYESELDKGKVLVIAKKKD; translated from the coding sequence ATGAATTCAACCAATGCGCAAGCTTATGCAAAAGTGGTGGAAAACGGAGTTCAAGCGGTAGAAGCAGTGAAAGAGCTGCAGAATACCGGTTACCTTGCTGATCACATCTTCGTTCTGGCACACGAGAAGGATCGTACGGATCGAATTGCCGATACAGCGGATGCCAAGGAAATAGGCATCAAGGAAGAAGGCGTATTTGACTCCATGGCGAATTTGTTCCGATCACGTGGTGATGAACTCCGGGCCAAAATAGTATCCATGGGCTTTACAGAAGCTGAGGCAGACTTTTACGAGAGTGAACTCGATAAAGGCAAAGTGCTTGTTATTGCCAAGAAAAAGGATTAA
- a CDS encoding DUF948 domain-containing protein, which translates to MIYQISVALIAVAFAVLVFFLIRTLKSAQGSLDNVSKTLQEVQKTIDELSYEVKQTVRHANDITADVQHKMKQIDPVMESVQNLGEVLNEVTEAAKQVSTTMIAKFQTKRNNQDPQNKRAEVAKVQTTPATPTDRTLQSYQATYNDTAKGGKNWVKYIDLAANVWQRMRK; encoded by the coding sequence ATGATCTATCAAATTAGTGTGGCCTTGATTGCGGTGGCTTTTGCAGTATTGGTTTTCTTTTTGATTCGTACACTGAAATCGGCCCAGGGCTCACTGGACAACGTGTCCAAGACACTTCAGGAGGTTCAGAAAACGATTGATGAACTGAGTTATGAAGTGAAGCAGACGGTAAGACATGCCAACGATATTACGGCTGATGTACAGCACAAGATGAAACAAATTGATCCGGTAATGGAATCGGTACAAAATCTGGGAGAGGTTTTGAATGAGGTGACCGAGGCCGCCAAACAGGTATCCACGACGATGATCGCCAAATTTCAAACGAAACGCAACAATCAAGACCCGCAAAACAAACGAGCAGAGGTAGCCAAAGTACAGACAACGCCTGCAACACCTACGGATCGGACCCTTCAAAGTTATCAGGCTACATATAATGATACTGCAAAGGGCGGGAAAAATTGGGTAAAGTATATCGATCTGGCGGCTAATGTGTGGCAACGTATGCGTAAATAA
- a CDS encoding DUF1328 domain-containing protein, whose amino-acid sequence MLKWSVLFLVIALVAGIFGFFGIVEAAASIAKVLFFIFVVLFVISLITGRSRMR is encoded by the coding sequence ATGTTGAAATGGTCTGTACTATTTCTAGTTATTGCTCTTGTAGCAGGGATTTTCGGATTCTTCGGTATTGTTGAGGCAGCTGCTTCGATTGCCAAAGTCCTCTTCTTCATCTTTGTTGTATTGTTCGTCATCTCCCTGATTACCGGACGCAGCCGAATGCGATGA